The Treponema sp. OMZ 790 genome includes the window ACGGCAAGTTTAACTGCCTCCTGAGGCGAACAGCCGATACGCCTCATTCCCGTATCTATCTTGAGGTGAACACCGGCCCTTTTATTTAGTTTTTTTGCAAAACGGTTTAGATCGTTTATAAACTCTTCATCTATAACCAGAGGTTCAATATCATATTTAAGGAGATCGGGTATCTCTTCCAGCACGGGAAGACTTAAAGAAATAATCGGAGCTATAATTCCGGCTTCACGCAATTCGACAGCTTCTTGAATAGAAGCAACCGCCAAATAAGAAACGCCTGCTCTGATTGCAGCAACCGCAACTCTCACAGCTCCGTGTCCGTATGCATCAGCTTTAACGGGAAGGCATATCTTAACATCCTCAGTAAGCCGCTTTTTTATTTCTTTAATATTATATTGTAGATTATCCAAATGGATAATAGCTTTTGTTGCTCTCATAAGAATATTTTATACATTTATATAGTTTTGTTCAAGACCGATGAAAATCGGACATCCGTGTCCGATTTTCATCTTAGAGTTTTGCTGCCGTGTTTATTTTTTTCGGCTGAAAATATGATAGTTAATATCTTTAAAAACCGGATATTTATTTTCTCTTTCCGAAAGCCATTTCGCATCAGGCGAGTCCGCACCAAGAGCTTCATAAGCCGATGTAAAAGAGTTGACATGCTCAACAAAACGCCTTTCGGCAAAATCTTTGAGTTGAGGATCGTTTGCATAAATAGGCCAATACAAAGATTGTAAAAGAAGAATCTCTCTTGCGGCTGCATTTAAAACTCGTTCTTTCAAACTTCCATCCGCGGGAAACATTTCAACAAGTCCTATCATCCTTTCGGTCATCTTGATTATATATCTGTACATCCAGTCGTTTTCTTTTGTTAAGAGTTCGGAAGCATAGCCCGAATGTAAAAAGGAAGAAAAAAACGGTTTAACCGTATAAAGCTGCTTAGACAAATTAGCGGCAGTTGAAGGCAAAATAGCTTTTACATCTTCGCTGTCGTTTATTAACCTAAAAACTTTCTCAAGCCAAATGATTCCCTCGCACCATTTTTTTCCAAAAAAATCTGACGAAATAATCAGAAGAGAAAAAGGCGAATCACAAGTATCGGTTTCTTTAACTACTTTTAAAGCCTCCGTGCGGGAATTAACATAGGATTCGGCATCGGCCCAAATTTGAGCATGAGCCTTTTGTATATCATATAGGGTTTCCTCTTCTTCTTTTGACCAATAGTAAAAACCGATTGCACGCCGTCCCTTTGAAGTATCAAATACGGAAGCCAAATAATCATCGGATAATTTAAAACCGACATCACTATCGACATCAATGTAAACCTTATTTTGAGGAAAAGAATCGGTTTCGTCATAGAGA containing:
- a CDS encoding glycoside hydrolase family 57 protein, which produces MKDCNLLFILDAHLPYVRNEIEQGLVEEDWLFDALSYLYLPILKICSNLIKEEIPFKIGMVFEPALCDMLADKVLQDRYRNNIQRKIEFAKKELDRFSECADTRRLIQYNLKRFNDNKRIFEDCGGDVLKQFDYLARQGYVELLAATATNSFLPFFSNMPEAIAAQIEMGQINYRKHFSAVPSGFWIPSMAYFEGLDDIIRSYGYDYTIVSSESFLLSDKVPPAGVFSAAASKNGLKFLASDLCACRSLYDETDSFPQNKVYIDVDSDVGFKLSDDYLASVFDTSKGRRAIGFYYWSKEEEETLYDIQKAHAQIWADAESYVNSRTEALKVVKETDTCDSPFSLLIISSDFFGKKWCEGIIWLEKVFRLINDSEDVKAILPSTAANLSKQLYTVKPFFSSFLHSGYASELLTKENDWMYRYIIKMTERMIGLVEMFPADGSLKERVLNAAAREILLLQSLYWPIYANDPQLKDFAERRFVEHVNSFTSAYEALGADSPDAKWLSERENKYPVFKDINYHIFSRKK